The sequence CCTATCATCGGAACACACACGGGACCTGGACTGCTTTGCATTGTTTTTATGGGGCGGGAACGGGTATAAATGGTTTAAAAAATATATAAATGAAAGAAAGAGGGCTTTACTGGAATGCTTGAATTTAAAAATATTAAGAAAACTTATCATGTTGGTGGTATCGAAACAAAAGCGTTGGATGATATCAGTGTCGCTTTCCGTGAAAAGGAATTTGTTGCAATTCTTGGGACCAGCGGATCGGGAAAGACCACATGTCTTAACATAATTGGCGGGTTAGATCACTATGATTCTGGAGAACTGACTATAAAGGGAAAGAAAACATCAGATTTTAGTGATCAAGACTGGGATGCTTACCGTAACAACTCTATTGGCTTTGTATTTCAAAATTATAATTTGATTTCTCACTTGAGTATTGTTGCAAATGTTGAACTCGGTATGACGCTGAGTGGTGTACCGACGGAAGAAAAACATAAAAGAGCGCTTGAAGTATTGGAACAGGTCGGCCTGAAAGAGCACCTGCACAAAAACCCAAATCAGCTATCCGGCGGCCAGATGCAGCGTGTTGCCATAGCCCGTGCATTGGCAAATGATCCGGAAATTCTCTTATGTGATGAGCCGACTGGAGCTTTGGATACTACCACCAGCGTACAGATTATGGATCTAATTAAAACTGTTGCGAAGGATCGCCTGGTTATTATGGTTACCCATAATCCTGATATTGCAGAAAAATATGCAGATAGGGTTATTCGTTTCCAGGATGGTAAAATCATATCCGATAGTCATCCTCATCAGGAAAGACCAAAGCCGGACAGCTTTATACTTAAAAAAACCAGCATGAATTTTCTGTCGGCATTAAAACTTTCATTTAACAATTTAAGAACCAAAAAAGGAAGAACGTTTTTAACAGCATTAGCTTCTAGTATCGGTATCATAGGGATTGCCGTTATTCTCAGTTTGTCCACTGGCTTTCAGAAGCAAATAGATACATTCCAAAACGATGCGATGTCTGAGTTTCCAATTATAATATCTCAGACATCAATGGAACTGAATGCTGAAAACATATCAAGTATGCAAGACAGAATTAAAGATAGAATGATGGGAACGGAGGAATTTGCTGACTCGGAAGAAGTATATCTGTATGATTCGTCAGAAACTACTATTGCCCATAAAAATATAATAACCGACGAGTATATGGATTATCTGAATAATATTGATCCGGAAATTGCTAAAAGCATTGGCTATACCAGAATTGTAGGTATGAATATGCTGAGAAAGGTGGACAACACCGTTAAGCCTGTATCAATAAGTAATATTATGACTTCTATGGGGCAGGGAATGGATCTTTCGAGTATGTCAAATATGGCTAATATCGGTAGTATGGATGAAATTGGGCTGTCCTCTTATCCTGAAACATTAGAAGAAAATGAGGAACCTTATCTAGTAAAAAACTATGATTTACTCGCAGGAGATTATCCGAAAGAACCAACGGAAATAGTACTGGTTGTAGATTCGAAAAACAGAATTGATTATAATAAACTAAAAGCATTAGGATTTGATACAGAGAATGTTACAAGCATAAAATTTTCAGACATTGTTGGTACTGAATTTAAAATAATTTCAAATGATGACTTTTACATTAAAACAGATATGGGAAATTATGTTCCAGGACAGGACTATGAATCAATGTATGATTCAGACAAGAGCATAACAGTGCAAATTGTTGGTGTGGTTCGTCAAAAGCAGGATGTTCAGATTGGTATTCTCGGTACAGGAATTGCGCATAGTGACGCATTGTCACAAATGATTATTGATGATGCATCTAATTCGGAGATTGTAAAAGCGCAACAACAGAGCGATAAAAACGTTATGAGCATGGAAGATATGGATGAAGAAACAAAGAATAACTTCTTATCATATCTTGGTGGAAATGCATCCCCCTTTATGGTAATGGTATACCCAGATAATTTCGAGAACAAGGATGCGGTTCTTGAGTATCTTGAAGCATATAATGAAGGGAAAGATTTAGAAAATCAAGTCTTTTATACTGATTTAGCAGGCAGAATGACAGATCTGACAGGTGGAATCATGGATGCAATAACGCTTGTTCTGATTGCTTTTGCGGCTATATCACTTGTAGTCAGTCTAATTATGATTGGCATCATAACCTATACTTCTGTGTTGGAACGGACAAAAGAAATCGGAGTGCTGCGTGCTTTAGGTGCAAGGAAGAAAGATATTACACGAGTATTTGATGCGGAGACATTGATTTTAGGTGTTTTTTCCGGAGTCTTAGGTGTGGTTATAGCTTGGCTATTAACGTTTCCAATTAATTCCTTACTATATGATTGGACCGGGCTTAGTGGAGTTGCAAATTTGCAGATGCTACACGCCATAGTCCTAGTAGTTATTAGTACTATCCTTACTGTGTTGGGTGGCCATATTCCAGCAAGAATGGCTTCTCAAAAGGATGCTGTTGAAGCATTGCGAAGCGAATAATCTATATTTGCCTACAATTATTTAGATAAGGTAATTGTAGGCAAAGTTTCGTTTTATCGAGGTAGTTTGAAAAAAGCTTTATATTTCGAGGTGACAATCTGCATATGAATTATTTGGTGGACGATTTTTTATTATTTTTGATATACAGCTTTATTGGCTGGGTGTGTGAGGTGATATATTGCTCAATTCCGGCAAAAAAGTTTGTAAATAGAGGGTTTTTAGTTGGTCCGTACTGTCCCATTTATGGCTTTGGAGCTCTTGCGGTAATAAATATATTGATGCCTTTTTCTGATAATCCTGTAATAGTTTATTTTTTTGCAGTGATTATAACTAGTATAATAGAATATGCTACGGGATATTTACTTGAACGAGTATACCATCTAAAATGGTGGGACTATTCAAATTATAAGTGGAATATTCACGGAAGGGTTGTATTGCATAATTCAATAATTTTTGGAGTATTGTCAGTGTTAGCAATATATCACCTTAATCCTGTTCTAATTGGTATGGTAAACAAATTTTCGTTAAGCATGCGTACAACCGTAAGTTTGATGCTGCTATTCCTATTTTTGATTGACAATATAATATCCACACTAAATGCATTAAAATTGAAAAACAACCTATCAAGGCTTCATTTAATTTCTGATGAAATCAAACAAAAGGTATCTGAAAAACTTTTTATAAAATCACAATCGATACCATCCGAAAATGAGCAATCTAAGATTAGAGTGCTATCTCACAAAATTGATGAGCTTAATTTCAAATTTAACGATATATCAAAACAAAATAAAAAAATCGTTAAACGAGTGTTTGCTGCTTTTCCTAATATGTCATCAAAATTACACAAAGAAATACTATCGAATTTAAAAGCATTAAACAAAATGAACACAAAAAAGAAAAACAAAAAAACTAAAGCACATGGGTAAACGACCCGATGTGCTTTAGTTTACATTACTCAATATCAATTGTGATGCTATTGTTTGGCTTTTCTTCTTTAGGAACTACAACTTTAAGTAAGCCATTTTCAAGTTTTGCTGTAATACCATCTGATTTG comes from Bacillota bacterium and encodes:
- a CDS encoding putative ABC transporter permease; the protein is MNYLVDDFLLFLIYSFIGWVCEVIYCSIPAKKFVNRGFLVGPYCPIYGFGALAVINILMPFSDNPVIVYFFAVIITSIIEYATGYLLERVYHLKWWDYSNYKWNIHGRVVLHNSIIFGVLSVLAIYHLNPVLIGMVNKFSLSMRTTVSLMLLFLFLIDNIISTLNALKLKNNLSRLHLISDEIKQKVSEKLFIKSQSIPSENEQSKIRVLSHKIDELNFKFNDISKQNKKIVKRVFAAFPNMSSKLHKEILSNLKALNKMNTKKKNKKTKAHG
- a CDS encoding ATP-binding cassette domain-containing protein, with the protein product MLEFKNIKKTYHVGGIETKALDDISVAFREKEFVAILGTSGSGKTTCLNIIGGLDHYDSGELTIKGKKTSDFSDQDWDAYRNNSIGFVFQNYNLISHLSIVANVELGMTLSGVPTEEKHKRALEVLEQVGLKEHLHKNPNQLSGGQMQRVAIARALANDPEILLCDEPTGALDTTTSVQIMDLIKTVAKDRLVIMVTHNPDIAEKYADRVIRFQDGKIISDSHPHQERPKPDSFILKKTSMNFLSALKLSFNNLRTKKGRTFLTALASSIGIIGIAVILSLSTGFQKQIDTFQNDAMSEFPIIISQTSMELNAENISSMQDRIKDRMMGTEEFADSEEVYLYDSSETTIAHKNIITDEYMDYLNNIDPEIAKSIGYTRIVGMNMLRKVDNTVKPVSISNIMTSMGQGMDLSSMSNMANIGSMDEIGLSSYPETLEENEEPYLVKNYDLLAGDYPKEPTEIVLVVDSKNRIDYNKLKALGFDTENVTSIKFSDIVGTEFKIISNDDFYIKTDMGNYVPGQDYESMYDSDKSITVQIVGVVRQKQDVQIGILGTGIAHSDALSQMIIDDASNSEIVKAQQQSDKNVMSMEDMDEETKNNFLSYLGGNASPFMVMVYPDNFENKDAVLEYLEAYNEGKDLENQVFYTDLAGRMTDLTGGIMDAITLVLIAFAAISLVVSLIMIGIITYTSVLERTKEIGVLRALGARKKDITRVFDAETLILGVFSGVLGVVIAWLLTFPINSLLYDWTGLSGVANLQMLHAIVLVVISTILTVLGGHIPARMASQKDAVEALRSE